A segment of the Candidatus Poribacteria bacterium genome:
ACCGTAATATCAATCAACTTCGAGTCCGATACGAAAAAAGGTAACTGATGAATGAACTATCCCGAATTTGAAACAGCGTTTGAGGCACGACTTCAAACACATACAGACACATATCCGCACGCCGCGGAATACCATCGCGCCCGTTTTGATCAGACACTCCAGTATCTATTGTCCTCCATTTTGGAGCAGACAGAAACGCTGATTCAACAACCGGAAACAAGTTGGGCACACACTGAAGAAATTGTAAGCGATATTCTCTACTGTGGCGAGATAACTGTTGAACAACTTTTTGCACTTGAGATTCCTACTCAACTCACAGCAGATAGGGACTTTGAAACGGTAAAAACGAAACTCTACGAAACAAAATATTACCCAATCAGCGAACACCTGAACTATATTGCGTTTCCACCTGCTTTGGAGCGAAAGGCATTCATCGGTAAGCATTTGGATTGTTTCAAAGAGAAATCACATTTCTGTGATCTCGGCTTCGGTCCTGGTGTATTAACAGCATTTATTCTACAGCAGAACGCCTCGTGGCAAGTTGGCGGTGTTGATGTTAGCCAGCACTGCCTTCACCATGCCCAAAGACTTTTGGAGCGAAAGATAGTTTTGGACAGGAGTGAATTATCAGTCGGAGACGTTCGCAGTCTACACTATCCTGACGATACCTTCGATGGGGTTATCGCTGTTGAAGTACTTGAACATATCCCATATCCAGAAACTGGCTTGTTAGAAGCGATGCGCGTGCTGAAACCGGGTGGATACTTAATAACAGCACTCCCGGTGCAGCTACCGCTGTTGATGCACCTCTACGATTTTAATTCTCCAGATGAAGTCTTAGCCCTGTACAAAAAAGTTGGACTCAAGATTATTGACTTTGAGACGAAGGAATTCCAACGTCAAACAGGCTCCTTCGTTGATACGTTCGCGTTAAGTATTAATCCATAACGAAAGGTTCTTCTTATATTATGTCTCATTACGAATACTTTCTGATTTTTTTAGCACTCGGTTTCTGTGGATATGCGAGTTATACCGACCTGAAGACACAGAAGATTCGCAACTTCTGCTCTCTCGGACTCCTCTATGTAGGAACCCTCAGCCAGTTGATGGCGTGGTATCTTGGCACGACAACGCCGCTGTATATCTTGGGGCTTTTCCTCGGAGGTGGGCTTATTGCGTTTGGTCTCTATTGGTTCGGTATTTTCTCGCCAGGGGACTCCAAACTCTTTTGGGGACTCTGCTTAATCTTCCCGTTATCACTGTTCAGGGACCTGAGCGGTGCTTTGAGTTTTCCGCCTTTGACACTCGCCCTCAATATCATTGTTCCGTACTCGATAGGAGTCCTGGGCTATCTGATTTTCAAGTTCGTGTTCATGCGAAATAAGTTGGACCTTCTTCGGCATTTCCTTAAATCAAACTTCCAAAAAAAAGAACTGATCGAAAAACTTTTCAGTTTGCTTGTGCTTATTGGTATCGGGTCTGTATTCACCTATCTGTTACAACACTTTGGATGGGAACTGGATCGTTTCCTGAGCCTCGTTTTCGTTTTGGTAGCCTTCACGTTGATACAGAAACTCCTGTCCCTGCTGCCGAAAACGCCGGTCTCTTATGCTGTCATTAGTTTCATAGCTATTTGGTTAACCGTGCAAGCAACGCCCTCCGTGTCAATATTGCTCTCGGGTCTCGCCTTTTTCTTAGGGCTCTATATCGTGGTTTTTGTGATTGCGAAGCAGTTGGTTCTGAGTTTAGCGAGTATCACACTGGATACTGCCGTTGATGTGAGCGGTCTTCAGGTGGGTATGATTCCTGCGGAACAAATTGTTCGAGTAGAACACCCCGACGGCACTGTCCGATACGAGAAGAAACAGGTTGTGCTCTCAAGCGGTCAGGAGGATAGTATTGTTATCTCACCGGACCCCGCAGGTCTAACGACAGAGGAGATTAATCAATTACAAAACCTTGCGGCGGCGGGTGCATTTGCCGAATTCGGCAATCAGATAAACGTCCAACCCTCGATTCGCTTTGCCCCTGTTATTTCTATCGGTGCCCTGCTGACGATTCTTTGCCAGGGTCCCTTTTATCTGAAACTGGTGCAGTTATTTTAACTTTATACTTGAAAGGAGCGCAAATCAACACCCTTTGATTTGATTTACTTTACCTATAATGAAACGTGCGATCTTTATTTTAATTCTTTTGACTGTAGCCGTAGCTTTACCGCCTTTTTACTTACACTGGGCAGAATCTCAAAGACTTAACCAGATACAAGAAGTCAAGCAACAGGCGCGTCCCGTTTTCGGAGAACGATTAGGAACAGTTCTGTCGGAACTCAAAAGCAGCGAATCGCCTTCCGTAGTCATCTTATATACCGGTGGCACAAAAAGCCATCTGGAGCCGTGCGGGTGTTATCAAGAACAGTCTGGCGGCCTGCCCAGGCGTGCGCACTTGGTGGAGCAGCTGCGTCAGCATGGATTTTCAATGTTTCTTGTTGACGCAGGCGACATCTTTGATGGCACCGAAGCGATCGATGCCAAGCGATGTCAGGTCAACCTCAAGGCGATGTCAATGATGGGATACGATGCAGTGGCACTGAGTCAAAGCGATTTGAGCTACGACGATGCGTATTTAACAGAGCATCGCCAACACGCCAATTTTCCATTTCTTGCAGAAGCCCGCACGGCGACCGAGCCATTTATCGTAAAACAGGTAAGCGACCTCTCCGTGGCGTTTGTCGGCACAGGCGAGAACAGCAACGAACACGCCCTGACCGCAGACGTTCGCATCGCCCTCGGCACACCTTCTGATACAGAACTGCACGATGTTGATGTTGTGATCCGTCCTGATGAAACCGAAACAATAGCATCCGAATCCGGAACCCTTCATGTCGGTTCCAAACCTGAAGGCAAAACGTTAGGAGTGTTAGCACTTTGGATAGGTTCAGATGGAGAACTCAC
Coding sequences within it:
- a CDS encoding class I SAM-dependent methyltransferase, which encodes MNYPEFETAFEARLQTHTDTYPHAAEYHRARFDQTLQYLLSSILEQTETLIQQPETSWAHTEEIVSDILYCGEITVEQLFALEIPTQLTADRDFETVKTKLYETKYYPISEHLNYIAFPPALERKAFIGKHLDCFKEKSHFCDLGFGPGVLTAFILQQNASWQVGGVDVSQHCLHHAQRLLERKIVLDRSELSVGDVRSLHYPDDTFDGVIAVEVLEHIPYPETGLLEAMRVLKPGGYLITALPVQLPLLMHLYDFNSPDEVLALYKKVGLKIIDFETKEFQRQTGSFVDTFALSINP